A genomic window from Flavobacterium sp. I3-2 includes:
- the dnaN gene encoding DNA polymerase III subunit beta: MKFIVSSSYLLKQLQVLGSVINSSNTLHILDNFLFELDNNQLKVSSSDLETTMSATLEIESTSQGSIAVPARLLLETLKTFPEQPLTFTVKDNSTIEISSDLGKYVLAYAPGEEFPKAELLEDPSTTLIPAEILATAISKTIFAAGNDDLRPVMSGVYFQFAPTGVIFVATDAHKLVKYSRTDITSSTEANFIMPKKPLNILKSILMTSDAEVKIEYNDSNAMFSFDNYTLVCRLIDGKYPNYEAVIPKENPNKLIIARTQFLSSVRRVAIYANKTTHQIRLKIAGTELNISAEDIDYSNKADERLTCDYQGDDMQIGFNSRFLTEMLNNLQSDEILLEMSLPNRAGILTPVDGLDEGETVTMLVMPVMLNN, translated from the coding sequence ATGAAATTCATCGTATCGAGCTCGTATTTATTGAAACAATTACAAGTTTTAGGAAGTGTTATTAATAGTAGTAATACGCTGCATATACTTGACAATTTTTTATTTGAACTTGATAACAATCAATTAAAAGTTTCTTCTTCAGATTTAGAAACAACGATGTCTGCTACTTTAGAAATTGAATCTACAAGTCAAGGTAGCATTGCAGTTCCAGCTCGTTTATTATTAGAAACTTTAAAAACGTTCCCAGAACAACCGTTAACTTTTACTGTAAAAGATAATAGTACAATCGAAATTAGTTCAGACTTAGGAAAATATGTTTTAGCGTATGCTCCAGGTGAAGAATTTCCAAAAGCAGAATTATTAGAAGACCCTTCTACAACGTTAATTCCTGCTGAGATTTTAGCTACTGCAATTAGCAAAACCATTTTTGCTGCTGGTAATGATGATTTACGTCCGGTTATGTCTGGAGTTTATTTTCAATTTGCACCAACTGGAGTCATTTTTGTAGCAACAGATGCGCACAAATTAGTTAAATATTCTCGTACAGATATTACTTCTTCTACAGAAGCTAATTTCATTATGCCTAAAAAGCCATTAAATATTTTAAAAAGTATTTTAATGACTTCAGATGCTGAAGTTAAAATCGAATATAACGATTCTAATGCGATGTTCTCGTTTGATAATTATACATTAGTTTGTCGCTTAATCGACGGAAAATATCCAAATTACGAAGCGGTTATCCCTAAAGAAAATCCAAATAAATTAATCATCGCTAGAACTCAGTTTTTGAGTTCAGTACGTCGTGTTGCAATTTATGCTAATAAAACAACACATCAAATTCGTTTAAAAATTGCAGGAACAGAATTAAACATTTCTGCAGAAGATATCGATTACTCAAACAAGGCAGATGAGCGTTTAACTTGTGATTATCAAGGAGACGATATGCAAATTGGTTTCAATTCACGTTTCTTAACAGAAATGTTAAACAACTTACAATCTGACGAAATTTTGTTAGAAATGTCTTTACCTAATCGTGCTGGAATTTTGACTCCGGTTGACGGTTTAGACGAAGGTGAAACAGTTACAATGCTTGTAATGCCAGTTATGTTAAATAACTAA
- a CDS encoding S-adenosyl-l-methionine hydroxide adenosyltransferase family protein, whose translation MSIITLTTDFGIKDHFVAVAKGKLLSLMPNCQIIDVSHNVDFYNITNASYIINGVCDAFPKDTIHIVCVDAELYEVDSFVALHWNEQYFLAPNNGILGVLTEQYPADLIVELEVNANAKCAMDVFVQTASKISNGDKLENLGNVVAECVTFVDVKPIVSNDENSIRGTIVYEDHYGNAVINVSKRMFNDIGKGRNFRMSIGSRYKISRINNYYSDFNLEVKSLKDYEGDALLIFNELDFLQLSLYKSNPVKTGSVKSLLGLTYRDSVTIEFETKEQE comes from the coding sequence ATGTCAATAATAACACTTACTACTGATTTTGGAATTAAAGATCATTTCGTTGCTGTTGCCAAAGGAAAACTTTTGTCTTTGATGCCTAATTGTCAGATTATTGATGTTTCACATAACGTAGATTTTTATAATATAACCAACGCAAGTTATATTATAAATGGTGTTTGTGATGCTTTTCCAAAAGATACCATTCATATTGTTTGTGTTGATGCAGAACTTTATGAAGTTGACAGCTTTGTTGCTCTTCATTGGAACGAACAATACTTTTTAGCTCCTAATAATGGTATTTTAGGAGTTTTAACAGAACAATATCCAGCCGATTTGATTGTTGAATTAGAAGTTAATGCAAATGCAAAATGTGCGATGGATGTTTTTGTACAAACAGCATCGAAAATTTCTAATGGCGATAAACTTGAGAATCTAGGAAATGTTGTTGCCGAATGTGTGACTTTCGTTGATGTTAAACCAATTGTTTCGAATGATGAAAATTCGATTCGAGGAACAATTGTTTATGAAGATCATTACGGAAATGCGGTAATCAATGTATCTAAACGTATGTTTAACGACATCGGAAAAGGACGAAATTTTAGAATGTCAATTGGAAGTCGTTATAAAATCAGTCGTATTAATAATTATTATTCCGATTTTAATTTAGAGGTCAAATCGCTTAAAGATTATGAAGGTGATGCTTTATTAATTTTTAACGAATTGGATTTCTTACAATTATCCTTATATAAATCAAATCCGGTTAAAACCGGAAGTGTAAAATCGCTTTTAGGTTTAACTTATCGCGATTCGGTAACCATTGAATTTGAAACAAAAGAACAAGAATAA
- a CDS encoding ZIP family metal transporter, with translation MIYILPFVSIILGYLIAIFFQPKNKQNLKLLLAFSGAFLLTITVSHLLPEVYYHEIEKEIKTELVTQQQNNHKHHDHDHAHEGHNHVEADHNHDSHQIAEVDDHAGHNHNHNHGSLKIIGLFIMIGIVFQIVLEYFSRGAEHGHVHIHEKMSKIPWALFISLSLHALLEGMPLSKQNNLALGIAIHHLPIAMILTSFFMQAQLNKKSIFLFMMFFSIMTPLGTFASEQLSFLSNYYTEISAIVVGILFHISSTIIFESSEGHKFNLAKLIAIILGILLGYFV, from the coding sequence CTGATTTATATTTTACCTTTTGTATCAATTATTTTAGGTTATTTAATAGCTATTTTTTTTCAACCTAAAAACAAACAAAACCTAAAATTACTTTTAGCTTTTAGTGGTGCTTTTTTGTTAACAATAACTGTTTCGCATCTTCTTCCTGAAGTTTATTATCATGAAATAGAAAAGGAAATTAAAACCGAATTAGTAACGCAGCAGCAAAATAACCATAAACATCACGATCATGATCATGCACACGAAGGTCACAATCATGTTGAAGCAGATCATAATCATGATTCGCATCAAATAGCTGAAGTTGATGATCACGCTGGTCATAACCACAATCACAATCACGGTTCTTTAAAAATTATCGGATTGTTTATTATGATTGGAATTGTATTTCAGATTGTTTTGGAATATTTTTCTAGAGGCGCAGAACATGGTCATGTGCACATTCATGAGAAAATGTCAAAAATACCTTGGGCGCTTTTTATCAGTTTAAGCTTACATGCGCTTTTAGAAGGTATGCCGTTAAGTAAACAAAATAATTTAGCCTTAGGAATTGCGATTCACCACTTACCTATTGCTATGATTTTGACCTCATTTTTCATGCAAGCACAATTAAACAAGAAAAGTATTTTCTTATTTATGATGTTCTTCTCGATTATGACACCGTTAGGAACATTTGCATCAGAACAATTGAGTTTCTTATCCAATTATTATACCGAAATATCAGCTATTGTAGTCGGAATTTTATTCCATATTTCTTCGACTATTATTTTTGAAAGTAGTGAAGGACATAAGTTTAATTTAGCAAAATTAATTGCTATTATTTTAGGAATCCTTCTGGGATATTTTGTTTAA
- a CDS encoding PhoH family protein — protein MNERIIELEHITPKDFWGPQDIHLGIIKKLYPKLKIVARDTTVKAFGDEELLDVFEVRFERITKYFQKYNTLNENIIERLIMDDLPQQHMHKSDQILVHGVAGKLIKAMSVNQQKLVDYVNKNDMVFAIGPAGTGKTYTGVALAVRALKEKQVKRIILTRPAVEAGENLGFLPGDMKEKLDPYMQPLYDALRDMLPAQTLEDYITKGIIQIAPLAFMRGRTLDNAFVILDEAQNTTHSQMKMFLTRMGKNAKFIITGDPGQVDLPKKVNSGLKEALEILSDVDGIGVLYLDDKDIVRHRLVKHIVAAYKDVETDNEFDPQKFIQRRIEARTKKENQQKQNEEIKENETK, from the coding sequence TTGAACGAAAGAATCATAGAATTAGAACATATTACTCCAAAAGATTTTTGGGGACCTCAAGATATCCATTTAGGAATTATTAAAAAACTATATCCAAAGTTAAAAATCGTAGCTCGAGATACAACCGTTAAAGCCTTTGGTGACGAAGAACTTTTAGATGTCTTTGAAGTTCGTTTTGAACGTATTACCAAATATTTTCAGAAATATAACACCTTAAACGAAAACATCATCGAACGATTGATTATGGATGATTTACCGCAACAGCATATGCACAAAAGCGACCAAATTTTGGTTCATGGAGTTGCCGGGAAATTAATCAAAGCAATGAGTGTAAATCAACAAAAATTGGTTGATTATGTAAACAAGAATGATATGGTTTTTGCGATTGGACCTGCTGGAACAGGAAAAACCTACACCGGAGTAGCTTTAGCAGTTCGTGCGTTAAAAGAAAAGCAAGTAAAAAGAATCATTTTAACTCGACCTGCTGTTGAAGCTGGAGAAAATTTAGGATTCTTACCTGGTGATATGAAAGAAAAATTAGATCCGTACATGCAACCATTGTATGATGCATTACGCGATATGTTACCCGCGCAAACTTTAGAAGATTACATTACCAAAGGAATTATTCAAATTGCGCCATTAGCTTTTATGCGAGGACGAACTTTAGATAATGCTTTTGTGATTTTGGATGAAGCACAAAATACCACACATTCTCAGATGAAAATGTTTTTGACACGTATGGGAAAAAATGCTAAGTTTATAATTACCGGTGATCCAGGTCAAGTAGATTTACCTAAAAAAGTAAATTCAGGTTTAAAAGAAGCTTTAGAGATTTTATCTGATGTAGACGGAATTGGTGTTTTATATTTAGATGATAAAGATATTGTTCGTCATCGCTTAGTAAAACATATTGTTGCAGCTTATAAAGACGTGGAAACCGATAACGAGTTTGATCCTCAAAAATTCATTCAACGAAGAATTGAAGCGAGAACAAAAAAAGAAAATCAACAGAAACAAAACGAAGAAATAAAAGAAAACGAAACTAAATAA
- a CDS encoding SAM-dependent methyltransferase has protein sequence MQKETKTWYASWFDTPYYHILYKDRDYDEAQLFIDNLNQYLNLPEDAKVLDLACGRGRHSIYLNKLGHNVIGADLSENSIAYAKQFENDTLKFEVHDMRKPFDEKFDTILNLFTSFGYFPEEEDNVTTLKAIQASLTEYGLAVMDFMNAEKVIKNLVPTEIKTVEGIDFHITRKYENGFIYKNIKFEDKGESFDFTERVRALTLEDFETMMEKADIYLLDIFGNYKLQKFHNQESDRLIMIFK, from the coding sequence ATGCAAAAAGAAACAAAGACTTGGTACGCCTCGTGGTTTGATACGCCTTACTACCACATTTTATATAAAGATAGAGATTACGATGAAGCTCAATTATTCATCGATAATTTAAACCAATATTTAAATTTACCCGAAGATGCAAAGGTTTTAGATTTAGCCTGCGGTCGCGGCCGACATTCGATTTATTTAAACAAACTTGGTCACAATGTGATTGGTGCAGATTTGTCTGAAAATAGTATCGCTTATGCCAAACAATTTGAAAACGATACATTGAAATTTGAGGTTCATGATATGCGTAAACCTTTCGATGAAAAATTTGATACCATTTTAAACTTATTTACAAGTTTTGGTTATTTTCCGGAAGAAGAAGATAATGTTACTACATTAAAAGCAATTCAAGCAAGTTTGACAGAATATGGTTTAGCAGTTATGGATTTCATGAATGCTGAAAAAGTAATTAAAAACTTAGTTCCGACTGAAATCAAAACTGTTGAAGGAATCGATTTTCACATTACAAGAAAATACGAAAACGGATTCATTTACAAGAACATTAAATTTGAAGACAAAGGAGAATCATTTGATTTCACAGAACGCGTTCGTGCTTTAACTTTAGAAGATTTTGAAACGATGATGGAAAAAGCTGATATTTATTTATTAGATATTTTCGGAAATTATAAACTTCAGAAATTTCACAATCAAGAATCAGATCGTTTAATAATGATATTTAAATAA
- a CDS encoding putative quinol monooxygenase — MFIRIVKLSFHEEKIPEFLEHFETVKNQIRNFPGNNFLEMYRDKDNPCIIFTYSIWNDVADLENYRHSDLFKEVWAYTKQHFNAKPEAWSVDKIASLP, encoded by the coding sequence ATGTTTATACGTATTGTAAAATTAAGTTTTCACGAAGAAAAAATTCCCGAATTTTTAGAACATTTTGAAACGGTTAAAAATCAGATTCGAAATTTTCCAGGAAATAATTTTTTAGAAATGTATCGTGATAAAGACAATCCTTGTATTATATTTACATATAGTATTTGGAATGATGTGGCTGATTTAGAAAATTACCGTCATTCCGATTTGTTTAAAGAAGTTTGGGCATATACCAAACAACATTTTAACGCTAAGCCAGAAGCTTGGAGTGTTGATAAAATAGCATCTTTACCTTAA
- the gldG gene encoding gliding motility-associated ABC transporter substrate-binding protein GldG, whose protein sequence is MTGKVKKSVLSLLGTLVALLAINFASSFVFSRFDLTHDNRYTLSEPALNIISEVQEPIEIEVYLEGNFPLEFRRLQTETKQILEEFSAYNNNVIYKFVNPIISEENALQVIEQMYKEGYKPINVTVNDKGKQSQEVVFPWAKVTFQGRTARIPLLKNAMGASTEEKVNTSVQHLEYAFVDGINKVIHEKSKKIAIIKGIGEVNDIYMADFLMSLRDSYFIAPFTLDSVAMNPQKALAQLSEYDLAIIAKPSKPFSEDKIQVLDQYVMNGGKSLWMLDQVQAEMDSLSMNGSMLAYPKDQSLGEMLFKYGIRLNPNLVKDEMGTPIKLATGQQGSETVYEEFTWKFAPFAMSTSNHPIVKNIDGVKFDFANSIDTLKNDIKKTILLQSSPYSKTVGVPSEISLNVIAEEVTPETYKDHGNIALAVLLEGNFTSVFNNRVLPFEDKNFKNKGVTNKMVVIADGDVARNQLDQNYEPMELGYDKWTNNLFGNKEFLMNSVNYLLDDNGLINIRTKDVKLPLLNKEEVYKDYDKIRTLIVGLPIVLLIIFGFIFTYLRKKKYTK, encoded by the coding sequence ATGACAGGAAAAGTAAAAAAATCCGTACTAAGTTTATTAGGAACTTTAGTTGCTTTATTAGCAATAAACTTTGCTAGTTCGTTTGTTTTTTCACGTTTTGACTTAACACACGATAATAGATATACATTGTCAGAACCTGCTTTGAATATCATTTCAGAAGTTCAAGAACCTATTGAAATAGAAGTTTATTTAGAAGGAAATTTTCCGTTAGAATTTCGTCGTTTACAAACCGAAACAAAACAAATCTTAGAGGAATTTTCTGCATACAATAATAACGTAATTTATAAGTTTGTTAATCCGATTATTTCTGAAGAAAATGCGCTTCAAGTAATTGAACAAATGTATAAAGAAGGTTACAAACCAATTAACGTAACTGTTAACGATAAAGGAAAACAATCGCAAGAAGTTGTTTTTCCGTGGGCAAAAGTTACTTTTCAAGGTAGAACAGCTCGTATTCCGTTGTTGAAAAACGCAATGGGAGCTTCAACCGAAGAAAAAGTGAATACTTCTGTTCAACATTTAGAGTATGCTTTTGTTGATGGTATTAATAAAGTAATTCACGAGAAATCAAAAAAAATCGCCATCATCAAAGGTATTGGTGAAGTAAATGATATTTACATGGCTGATTTTTTAATGAGTTTAAGAGATAGCTATTTTATTGCACCATTTACTTTAGATAGCGTAGCAATGAATCCACAAAAAGCATTAGCTCAATTAAGTGAATATGATTTAGCTATTATAGCAAAACCATCAAAACCTTTTTCTGAGGATAAAATTCAGGTTTTAGATCAGTATGTGATGAACGGTGGAAAATCGTTATGGATGTTAGATCAAGTTCAAGCAGAAATGGATAGTTTGAGCATGAACGGTTCAATGTTGGCTTATCCTAAGGATCAAAGTTTGGGTGAAATGCTTTTTAAATACGGTATTCGTTTAAATCCGAATTTAGTTAAGGATGAAATGGGAACTCCGATTAAATTAGCTACTGGTCAACAAGGAAGCGAAACCGTTTATGAAGAATTTACGTGGAAGTTTGCACCATTTGCAATGAGTACTTCCAATCATCCAATTGTTAAGAACATCGATGGTGTTAAATTTGATTTTGCAAACAGTATTGATACGTTGAAGAACGACATAAAGAAAACAATTTTATTACAATCTTCGCCTTATTCTAAAACAGTTGGTGTTCCGTCAGAAATTTCGTTAAATGTAATTGCAGAAGAAGTAACACCAGAAACATATAAAGACCACGGAAATATTGCTTTAGCGGTTCTTCTAGAAGGTAATTTTACTTCGGTATTTAATAACCGTGTACTTCCATTTGAAGATAAAAATTTTAAAAATAAAGGTGTTACCAATAAAATGGTTGTTATTGCGGATGGCGATGTTGCTAGAAATCAGTTAGACCAGAATTATGAACCTATGGAATTGGGTTACGATAAATGGACAAATAATTTATTTGGTAATAAAGAGTTTTTAATGAATTCGGTAAATTATCTTTTAGATGATAACGGACTTATCAACATTCGAACTAAAGATGTGAAATTACCGCTTTTAAATAAAGAAGAAGTTTATAAAGATTATGATAAAATTAGAACGTTAATTGTTGGATTACCAATAGTTTTACTAATAATCTTTGGTTTTATATTTACCTATCTTCGAAAAAAGAAATACACAAAATAG
- a CDS encoding HAD family hydrolase → MNISFDLDSTLIPNGNEFETEKENWKTKLFKVEKLRKGTKQLISILQEENHKVNIYTTSFRSKNKIRLTFWCYNIKVNRIVNQTENKKKLESLKIYSSKYPKAFNFDLHIDDSKGVEIESEKYNFNVLIVAPNDLKWNEKIINKIKTNG, encoded by the coding sequence ATGAATATAAGTTTTGATTTAGATAGTACTTTAATTCCAAATGGAAATGAATTCGAAACCGAAAAAGAGAATTGGAAAACTAAACTTTTTAAAGTTGAAAAATTAAGAAAAGGTACAAAACAACTTATCTCAATTTTACAAGAAGAAAATCATAAAGTTAATATTTATACGACTTCCTTTAGGAGTAAAAACAAAATTCGTTTAACATTTTGGTGTTATAATATTAAAGTTAATAGAATCGTAAATCAAACTGAAAATAAAAAGAAACTTGAATCGTTAAAAATTTATTCTTCAAAATATCCAAAAGCTTTTAACTTTGACCTACATATTGATGATTCAAAAGGTGTCGAAATTGAAAGCGAAAAATATAATTTTAATGTTTTAATCGTTGCTCCAAACGACCTGAAATGGAACGAAAAAATAATCAATAAAATAAAAACGAACGGCTAA
- the gldF gene encoding gliding motility-associated ABC transporter permease subunit GldF yields the protein MKAILLREFKSFFGSITGYLVIGFFLLLNGLFLFVLDGPYNILQSGYNDLTPFFKLVPWILLFLIPAVTMKSFSDEKKQGTIELLFTKPISMRNIVLGKFFGAFCLIVIALIPTLLYIFILNPYGNPANNMDLGSTIGAYIGLLFLVGSYASIGIFTSTLSDNQIVAFIIAIVLCYVAYFGFDEITSLLKIQNSFVEKIGMNYHFKSISRGVVDTRDLVYFVSVIVFFISATVFNLKTMKK from the coding sequence ATGAAAGCAATATTACTTCGTGAATTTAAATCGTTTTTCGGATCAATAACCGGTTATTTGGTAATCGGATTTTTCTTGTTATTAAACGGATTATTTCTGTTTGTTTTAGACGGACCTTACAACATTCTTCAAAGTGGTTATAACGATTTGACTCCGTTTTTTAAATTGGTGCCTTGGATTTTGTTATTCTTAATTCCGGCAGTAACAATGAAAAGCTTTTCGGATGAAAAAAAACAAGGAACCATCGAATTGCTTTTTACAAAACCTATTTCGATGCGAAATATTGTTTTAGGAAAATTTTTCGGCGCTTTTTGCTTGATTGTAATTGCTTTAATTCCAACCTTACTTTATATTTTTATTTTAAATCCGTACGGAAATCCTGCCAATAATATGGATTTAGGAAGTACAATCGGAGCTTACATCGGATTGTTGTTTTTGGTAGGAAGTTATGCTTCTATCGGAATTTTTACATCAACGCTTTCAGATAATCAAATTGTAGCATTTATCATTGCTATTGTTTTATGTTATGTTGCTTATTTTGGTTTTGATGAAATTACTTCTTTACTAAAAATACAAAATTCTTTTGTAGAAAAAATCGGTATGAATTACCATTTCAAAAGTATAAGTAGAGGAGTGGTTGATACCAGAGATTTGGTTTATTTTGTTTCTGTAATTGTGTTTTTTATTAGTGCAACGGTGTTTAATCTTAAAACGATGAAGAAATAA
- a CDS encoding DnaJ domain-containing protein translates to MKDYYSILQISRSANTIEIKAAYRNLSKKYHPDVNPAQNATFLFIEIKEAYEVLIDDSRRFHYNQLLDFAKQQQKKEINIVPTIAVFYCDNSEFTIGDVVTFTWEVFDADVVELRPFGKVEKAGSKKIRITEVSTNLLVELFCFNLVSKNYVFSQIVLKKREIPTQTFYETVSFDSNSEIDESNSSTPNQNKKINIFNFKINRPDGLEIFIWLFACVNLVIYFSYPYFFIKETELQAIRAFSNSDYGWTDYFIEFDDFKLEVPQYMAENLQAMNHRIVIFGTSTANNELAYYRIQTDEASLKENVSYYNNVGNFAVIYIFILMVQFYLTFIREKKSNDNFGFVLGFFFVFSLAMSYVLYSNLF, encoded by the coding sequence ATGAAAGATTATTATTCTATTTTACAAATTTCTCGTTCTGCAAATACAATTGAAATAAAAGCAGCTTACCGAAATCTTTCAAAAAAATACCATCCCGATGTAAATCCCGCACAAAATGCTACTTTTCTTTTTATTGAAATTAAAGAAGCTTATGAAGTTTTGATTGACGATTCAAGACGTTTTCATTACAATCAGCTACTTGATTTTGCAAAGCAGCAACAAAAAAAAGAAATTAATATTGTTCCGACAATTGCTGTATTTTATTGCGACAATTCAGAATTTACAATTGGTGATGTCGTGACTTTTACTTGGGAAGTTTTTGATGCTGATGTGGTTGAATTACGTCCGTTTGGCAAAGTTGAAAAAGCGGGAAGTAAAAAAATACGAATTACTGAAGTTAGTACTAATTTATTAGTTGAATTGTTCTGTTTTAATTTAGTTTCTAAAAATTATGTCTTTAGTCAAATTGTTTTAAAAAAGAGAGAAATTCCGACACAAACTTTTTACGAAACGGTTTCTTTTGATTCAAACAGTGAAATTGATGAATCAAATTCAAGTACACCAAATCAAAATAAAAAAATCAACATTTTTAATTTCAAAATAAATAGACCAGACGGATTAGAAATTTTCATTTGGCTTTTTGCTTGTGTCAATCTCGTTATTTATTTTTCATATCCCTATTTTTTTATCAAAGAAACAGAACTTCAAGCCATTCGAGCATTTTCTAATTCCGATTATGGTTGGACAGATTATTTTATTGAATTTGATGATTTTAAACTTGAGGTTCCGCAATATATGGCAGAAAACTTACAAGCTATGAATCATAGAATTGTTATTTTTGGGACAAGTACTGCAAACAATGAATTGGCTTATTATCGAATTCAAACAGATGAAGCTTCTTTAAAAGAAAATGTTTCTTATTATAATAATGTTGGAAATTTTGCGGTTATATATATTTTTATTTTAATGGTTCAGTTTTACCTAACATTCATAAGAGAAAAAAAATCAAATGACAATTTTGGCTTTGTTTTAGGTTTCTTTTTTGTGTTTAGTTTAGCAATGAGTTATGTTTTATATAGTAATTTGTTTTAG
- a CDS encoding class I SAM-dependent RNA methyltransferase has protein sequence MENFKMVAKTFFGFEEVLAKELNQLGAQQVEQGVRMVSFYGDKGFMYKANLALRTALKVLKPIATFKVYNDQSLYKGVQSIDWSKVFRVNQTFVVDVTLNSDHFNHSLFVALKTKDAIVDQFRDNIGKRPDIDKDYPDVRINIHIQNDVCTVSLDTSGASLHHRGYRTATNLAPINEVLAAGILLMSGWDGNSHFLDPMCGSGTFLAEAAMIACNIPANINRREFAFEKWNDWDNDLFEKIETSLLNKTREFHYTIKGYDKAPSAVMKAKSNIKNANLDDYIQIEEANFFDTEKETEGPLHMVFNPPYGERLDIDLERFYREIGDTLKQSYPGTNSWFITGNIEALKFVGLKPSRKIKLFNGKLESRLVKYEMYAGSKRTKFQNNQE, from the coding sequence ATGGAAAATTTTAAAATGGTGGCAAAAACTTTCTTCGGTTTTGAAGAGGTTTTAGCAAAAGAATTAAATCAATTAGGTGCTCAACAAGTAGAACAAGGTGTTCGAATGGTGAGTTTTTATGGCGATAAAGGTTTTATGTACAAAGCAAACTTAGCTTTGCGTACAGCTTTAAAAGTTTTAAAACCTATTGCTACTTTCAAAGTTTACAACGATCAAAGTTTATATAAAGGTGTTCAAAGTATTGATTGGTCTAAAGTTTTTAGAGTTAATCAAACGTTTGTTGTTGATGTAACACTAAATTCGGATCATTTTAATCATTCGTTATTTGTGGCTTTAAAAACCAAAGATGCAATTGTAGATCAGTTTAGAGATAATATTGGAAAACGTCCAGATATCGATAAAGATTATCCAGATGTTCGCATAAATATCCACATTCAAAATGATGTTTGTACAGTTTCTTTAGATACATCAGGCGCTTCATTACATCACCGTGGATATCGTACAGCAACTAACTTAGCTCCAATTAATGAAGTTTTAGCAGCTGGTATTTTATTGATGTCTGGTTGGGATGGAAATTCACACTTTTTAGACCCGATGTGTGGTTCTGGAACTTTTTTGGCAGAAGCTGCAATGATTGCTTGTAACATCCCAGCAAACATAAATCGTAGAGAATTTGCTTTTGAAAAATGGAATGATTGGGATAATGATTTATTTGAAAAAATTGAAACGTCGTTATTAAACAAAACGCGCGAATTTCATTATACCATAAAAGGTTATGACAAAGCACCTTCGGCAGTTATGAAAGCAAAATCAAACATCAAGAATGCAAATTTGGATGATTATATTCAAATTGAAGAAGCTAATTTTTTTGATACTGAAAAGGAGACCGAAGGTCCGTTACACATGGTTTTCAACCCGCCTTATGGTGAACGTTTAGATATTGATTTAGAACGTTTTTACCGCGAGATTGGTGATACATTAAAGCAAAGTTATCCAGGAACCAATTCTTGGTTTATAACAGGAAACATTGAAGCTTTAAAATTTGTTGGATTAAAACCTTCAAGAAAAATTAAATTGTTTAATGGAAAATTAGAATCACGTTTGGTAAAATACGAAATGTATGCTGGTAGTAAACGTACTAAATTTCAAAATAATCAAGAATAA